The DNA sequence CATTCCCCATTTTCGATAGAAGCAGATTCCTCCGGATGATTATCCCTTAATTTCCCTGTTGTATATCACCGGCATCTGTCCTTTCCATTTGTTCCACAGCTCCTCATTCACGATCAGGCTGGACATGAAATGGGCTACATTGATGCGGCTGGTCTTACCCGGATCAAAGATGGGGTTTCTCGTGGGAGAGGGATACACATCGTATTCGCTCACCTGGTCCTGGTCTATCAGGGTGTCCGGCCGGACGGCCGTCCACTCAAGGGCGGATTGTGTCCTGAGGTAATCTGCGGACAGTTCATGATCCTTCATGGGGGGAACCAGGAGGCGGATAAGAGCGATAACGAATCTCCCACCGAGGGAGAATTTCTCATTGATGCCCCGATTTCTGTTTCCTGTGGTGTTCATCAGAACAAACTTGGTATGCATTTCAGACTGATTTTTCCGGATGGCCTCGCAGAGATTCCGGACGGCTTGGGTGACCAGAAGGTGAGGCTGACCGAAGATGCCCTTCAGGGTGATGTTGTGTCCCAGGCAGGACGCTACGGCATCGCATCCTTTCACATGCCCGGCTAGTTCTGCCTCATTCAGATCGAGAATGCTCGCTGTGATGATTGTCAGATGATCTTTTAAACGGGGTACCTTTGGTAAATTATCAACAGAACGCACGATCACTTTAACATCATGTCCGTCATTGAGGAGCTGCTCCACCAGCAAGCGGCCCGTGGCTCCGGTGGCACCGGCAACAAGTACTTTCATATTCTATTCCCATCCTTCTAATTACTAAATGTTTCTGAAATTATAGTACATTTTTTTATAGTCAGGGCCACAAATACCAGAGGTAGACTCCATAAATGCCCAGAAGGAGGAATCCTTCGGCCCGGACGATTCTGATCCCTGTTTTCATCAGGGGCAGGAGGAAGACGGCGGTTCCCAGCATGAATCCCATAACAACCTTATCGACACCAGCTGTATGAAGAGGTTGAATGACACCGGTGAGTCCGAGGATGCACAATATGTTGAATATATTAGACCCGATAATATTTCCTATGGCGATATCTTCCTCTCCCTTTAGGGCTGCCACAATGGATGTAGCTAGCTCAGGCAGGCTGGTGCCGGCGGCAACAATGGTCAGGCCTATGACCCCTTCGGGAACGGAGAGTACCTTTGCCAGATCAATAGATCCGCTGACAAAAAAACGGGCTCCTGCCATGAGGAATCCCAGACCCAGAAAAACAAGGGAAATATCTATGGCCACAGCCTTCTGGGGTTTTGTTTCCCCTCGGGAGTTGCTTACACTTTGAGTGAGGGGGGCATTCTTTTTGCTCAGAAAGACGGTGAGAAAGGTATAAAAGAGAACGGAGAGAAACAGAAAGAGTCCCTCAATCCTTCCAATACTGTTATCCCTCAGCAGTATCCAAAGTAGGAGGGTGGCCAGAGCCATAAGGGGTACATCGATGCGAAGAACCTGAAGATTCACCCTGAGAGGACGAAACAGGGCCGATAGTCCGAGGATCACGGCAATATTGAATATATTGGAACCAACCACATTCGTGATAGCCAGGTCGGGCAGACCGGTAAGAGCGGAACGAAGGCTGACCAGGAGTTCAGGAGTACTGGTACCGAAGGCGACGATGGTCAATCC is a window from the Oceanispirochaeta sp. genome containing:
- a CDS encoding calcium/sodium antiporter; its protein translation is MIIGASILSGIILLYLGANWLVKGSSAIALRSGVSSLIVGLTIVAFGTSTPELLVSLRSALTGLPDLAITNVVGSNIFNIAVILGLSALFRPLRVNLQVLRIDVPLMALATLLLWILLRDNSIGRIEGLFLFLSVLFYTFLTVFLSKKNAPLTQSVSNSRGETKPQKAVAIDISLVFLGLGFLMAGARFFVSGSIDLAKVLSVPEGVIGLTIVAAGTSLPELATSIVAALKGEEDIAIGNIIGSNIFNILCILGLTGVIQPLHTAGVDKVVMGFMLGTAVFLLPLMKTGIRIVRAEGFLLLGIYGVYLWYLWP
- a CDS encoding NAD(P)-dependent oxidoreductase; translated protein: MKVLVAGATGATGRLLVEQLLNDGHDVKVIVRSVDNLPKVPRLKDHLTIITASILDLNEAELAGHVKGCDAVASCLGHNITLKGIFGQPHLLVTQAVRNLCEAIRKNQSEMHTKFVLMNTTGNRNRGINEKFSLGGRFVIALIRLLVPPMKDHELSADYLRTQSALEWTAVRPDTLIDQDQVSEYDVYPSPTRNPIFDPGKTSRINVAHFMSSLIVNEELWNKWKGQMPVIYNREIKG